The stretch of DNA TGCGTGGTGCCGATCATGTACCCGGTCTCCACAACGTCCAACACAGTCTCTGCTGTGACATCTGGTGAAGGCTGCTGCAGAATCGCTTCATGCAGGTTCGGGTCAAAAGGGTCACCAGCTGCACCATAGGCAACGAGACCTAGGCGCTCGGTTGCACCGCGCAGTTTGCCGGCGATGGCGGCGAGGGCAGAGCCCTCCGCCAGGTCGCCGTGCTTTTCTGCACGGTCGATGTCATCGAGAACAGGAAGAAGAATCTTCACGGTGTCTCCGATGATGCGCTCACGCTCAATCTCTCGGTTGGCTTCGGTGCGCTTACGGTAGTTGGCGTATTCAGCGGTTACGCGCTGAAGGTCAGCCAAACGCTCTGCCGCCAGATCACTTTCTGCCTGCTCGAGGAAAGAAAGGTCGGCATCTGTCAGCGAGGTTTCTAGGTCGGCGTCTTCAAAGGAAGCGTCTTCAGTAGGTCCGTCGTAGCCAGGGTCTTCAGCAAAGCCGGCGTTCTCGCCAACCTCACTGGCGTCCCCTGCGGAGGAGCCCCCGTTGAGGGGCTCCTCTACTGGGTTCTCGTTCTGGTCGGACATTCTTACTTAGCGTCTTTCTCAGACGATCCGTCAGCCTCGTCGTCTTCGACAACTTCAGCGTCGACAACATCTTCGTCAGAAGCAGCTTCGCCTTCAGGTGCACTTTCCGCAGATGCTTCTGCCTGGCCTGCAGCGTAGATTGCTTCACCGAGTTTGCCCTGGCTTTCGACGAGCTTGTCGTATGCAGTCTTCACGGCGGCATCGTCATCTCCAGCGAGAGCGGTCTTGAGTGCGTCAACATCGCCCTGAACTTCGTTCTTCACGTCTTCAGGAAGCTTGTCTTCGTTCTCTTTGATCAGCTTCTCGATGGAGTAGACCATCTGCTCAGCACCGTTGCGGGTCTCTGCAGACTCGCGACGTGCCTTGTCTTCAGCTGCGTGCTCTTCAGCTTCGCGCACCATGCGCTCGATGTCTTCCTTGGGAAGAGATGAGCCACCGGTGATGGTCATCGACTGCTCCTTACCGGTGCCCTTGTCCTTAGCGGACACGTGCACGATACCGTTTGCGTCGATGTCAAAGGTGACCTCTACCTGAGGAACTCCGCGAGGTGCTGGTGCGATACCGGTCAGCTCGAAGTTTCCGAGTGACTTGTTGTCACGAGTGAACTCACGCTCACCCTGGAACACCTGAATGGATACCGATGGCTGGTTGTCATCAGCTGTGGTGAAGGTTTCAGATCGCTTGGTGGGGATCGCAGTGTTGCGCTCAATCAACTTGGTCATGATTCCACCCTTGGTCTCGATACCGAGGCTGAGGGGGGTGACGTCGATGAGCAGAACGTCCTTGCGCTCTCCACGCAGAACACCTGCCTGTAGTGCTGCACCAACGGCAACAACTTCGTCAGGGTTCACGGTCTTGTTTGCTTCCTTGCCACCGGTGAGGCTCTTGACCAGTTCTGCTACTGCAGGCATACGGGTTGAACCACCAACGAGGACTACGTGAGCAATGTCGCTGACTTTGACGCCTGCTTCCTTGATGACATCCTCGAATGGTTTCTTGGTGCGAGCGATAAGGTCTTCGGTCATCGACTCGAACTGTGCACGAGTGAGGGTCTCATCGAGGTTGGCTGGGCCGTTCTCAGTCAGAGAGAGGTAGGGCAACTGAATGCTCGTGCTCATGGAGGAGCTGAGCTCCTTCTTGGCCTGCTCAGCAGCTTCCTTCAGACGCTGGAGTGCAATCTTGTCCTTGGACACGTCGACACCAGTGGTCTCCTTGAACTTCTTAATCAGGTGATCCACGATGCGCTGATCCCAGTCGTCACCACCGAGGCGGTTATCACCCGAGGTTGCACGAACCTGAATAGTTGAGAAGTCATCATCCTTACCCACTTCGAGCAGAGAAACGTCGAACGTTCCACCACCAAGGTCGAATACGAGGATGAGCTCGTCTTCCTTACCCTTGTCGAGTCCGTATGCCAACGCGGCAGCGGTGGGCTCGTTGATAATACGCAGAACGTTCAGACCTGCGATCTCACCCGCATCCTTGGTTGCCTGACGCTCAGCATCGTTGAAGTATGCGGGGACGGTGATCACTGCGTCGGTGACGGTGTCACCGAGGTAGGTCTCTGCGTCGCGCTTGAGCTTGCCCAAAATTCGGGCAGAGATTTCTTGTGGGGTGTACTTCTTTTCGTCAATAGATACGGTCCAGTCAGTACCGATGTGACGCTTGACGGAAGCAATAGTGCGGTCCACGTTGGTGACTGCCTGGCGTTTTGCTGGCTCTCCAACGAGTACTTCGCCATCCTTCGTGAAGGCGACTACCGAGGGGGTAGTGCGGAATCCTTCAGCGTTGGCGATAACGGTGGGTTCTCCACCTTCAAGTACGGAAACAACCGAGTTGGTGGTTCCGAGGTCAATGCCTACTGCACGTGACATATGTGTGTTCTCCTTCTTCATTCCAGTGTGAGCTGGAAATTCCTTGTGTTTATGCGGTTTTCACCGAAGCTTGTTCAAGACTTGAGTCGTGATATATCAAGTTTGCCACGGAGAGTGCCCGGCGTCAAGCACTCACAGCAAATCTTGAGCTTTCTCGACTCAAGTTTTTGTTTTGGGAGTGTTTACCCCAGGTTCTTCCTGAAGAGATGCGGGAGGGGTACCCTAAACACATGCCAAGCACCGGTGCTGTTGAACTCAAGATTCCTCGCAAACAAGTCATTTCCTGGGCTTTATGGGACTGGGGCACCTCCGCCTTCAGTGTGCTGATCACCACATTTGTCTTTGCGCGCTACATCGTCTCCAGCTACTTCATCGATCCTGAAATCGTCAAGGCTTATGAAGCAGCAGGCGGCGAAGGTGTTGCCACCGGCCCTGCTCTGGAGAACTTTCAAGCCGCCGAGGCCAACCTCACCAGCTGGGTGGGATGGGCGCTGGCAATCGGTGGAGTTGCGGTGGCGCTTGTTGCTCCAATTGTCGGTCAACGCACCGATGCCGGCGGTAAGCGCAAGCTGTGGCTGGGAATCAACACGGGTATTGTCATTGCGGCAACCTTTGGCATGTTCTTCGTAGAGGGCACCCCGCAATTCTTTGTCCTAGGTATTGTTCTGCTGACCGTAGGTAACGTGTTCTACGAAATGGCGAACGTGAACTACAACGCCATGCTGCTGCAGGTGTCCACACCAAAAACCATGGGTCGTGTCTCGGGCTTCGGCTGGGGAATGGGATATTTCGGTGGCATCTTTGTTCTCCTGATTGCTCTCATTGGTTTCGTGCTCGGGGACCCTCCCTATTGGTTTGGAATCACTACAGAGGCCGGCATGAACATTCGCGCCGTCACGGTATTGGCCGCGGTGTGGGCATTAGTTTTCTCACTTCCGGTTTTGTTCAACGTTCCAGAAAACACGGCAACTACTCCCGGTCACAAAGCGGGAATCATTGAGTCTTACAAAATTCTGTTCCGAAAAATTGCTGATCTGTATAAGAACACTCGTCCCACCTTCTACTTCCTTCTCGCCAGCGCCGTATTCAGAGATGGGCTTGCTGCCGTCTTTGCATTTGGCGGCATCCTGGCAGGAACGGTCTTTGGGCTCAGTTTCACCGAAGTGATTCTCTTTGCCATCGGCGGCAACCTCGTTGCCGGTATTGGTGTTCTTCTCTCCGGTTGGATCGATGACAAGATTGGCTCCAAACGTGTCATCGTGATTGCGCTTGCCGGCTTGGTTATTACAGGTATTGCACTGTTCTTCTTCCACGATGGCGGGGCAACCGCCTTCTGGATCGGCGGTCTGATGCTGACGTTCTTCGTGGGACCCGCACAAGCTTCAGCTCGTGCCTACCTTGGACACCTTGCACCAGAAGGCCAAGAAGGTGAAATCTTTGGTCTCTACGCCACAACAGGTCGTGCGGTGAGCTTCCTTGCTCCCACGCTCTTTGCACTGTTCGTCCTGCTCGGTGGTGCCACCTACTTCGGCATCCTCGGCATCGTGGTTGTGCTCCTAGCTGGACTGTTGCTCATGTTGCCCTTACGAGCAAAGTTCATTCGCTAACGCGAATAAGGAGCTCGCCCATACTGCTCAGGGGCATAGTCAATATCAACCCCGAGCTGCGCTGCCGCCCGGAGGGCAAAGTGGGGATCACGCAGGTGTTCCCGGCCAAGCATGACGGCGTCAGCACGACCTGAAGAAATAATGTCATTTGCTTGTTCAGGAGTGGTAATCATTCCTACGGCACTGGTGGGTAGGTGAGCATGTTCTTTCACATAGTGCGCAAGAGGCACCTGATATCCGGGGCCAACAGGAATGGTGGCACCAGCGACAAGTCCGCCGGTTGAAATATCAACGGTGTCTGCGCCCAAGTCTTTAACCCAGTCCGTGACGATGCTGGTCTCTTCTTCATTCCAACCACCCTCAACCCAGTCAGTTGCTGAGAATCGAACAAACAACACCGTCTCTTCGCCCACTTCTGCGCGCACTGCTCGAACAATTTCGAGCAGCAGTCGCGCACGGTTCTTCAACGGGCCACCGTAGTCATCCGTGCGCTCATTCGTGAGTGGGGAAAGGAATTCGTGAATGAGATATCCGTGTGCAGCATGAATCTCCAGAACCTGAAACCCCGCTTCCACAGCACGGCGAGCTGCTGCAGCAAAATCAGCCACAACCCGCGAGATCTGCTCCGATGTCATCGCTTGAGCTTGGGCGTACCCCTCAAATGCATTAGCTGAGGGACCTAAGGGAATCCAGCCCCCCTCTTCCACGGGTACTGTGCCATCAACCCCGGGATATCCCCAGCCGGGATAGGTGGAACCTTTGCGGCCTGCGTGTGCTAGCTGAATTCCAGGGACAACACCGTTTTCCTTCATGAAGGACACAATCGGCGTAAACGCTGTGACCTGCTCAACATTCCAAATACCTAGGTCGTGGAAAGAAATACGGCCTTCAGGGTTGACTGCCGTTGCTTCAACAATGATCAGCCCGGCGCCTCCGAGAGAAAGCGCTCCGTAGTGAGCGCGGTGGAAGTCTGTGGGTACACCGTCTTTGCCCAGCGCGCTGTACATACACATCGGTGGAACCCATATCCGATTGCGGATAGTGAGATTGCGAAGCGTAATCGGAGTGAACAAAAATGGTGTGGTCATAGCTCCACGCTACTCTTCTACAATCACGACCCCTGTTGCAGCGCAGTGATCAACAGCATGCAGATGACAAACCCGGCAAAGAAATTGATTCCTAAGAACTTCTTCCAGCCTCGGTTAGCCTGCTCACAGTCGGCATCCTTCAAGTTCCTAAATGGCCACACCATCACGACATAGGGAATGGCGGTCGCAGCCGCGACCCAGTAATACCACGAGGGCTGGGAGAAGAAAGCGCCTGAAATAATCAGGACTCCCGCCAGCGCATAACACCCCAGCGCAAACCGAGTCGTATTGGCCGCGCCAAAGACTGTTGCAATAGAGGAGAGCTGTGCTTCGCGATCAGCTTGAATGTCTTGAATAGCACCGAAAGCATGTGAGGCCATACCCCACAAAAAGAATGCATTCAGGATGAGCCACAGTGACGGGGTGAAAGCAACACCAGCCACAATCACGCCATACACGGCTGGGCTCACAAAGTGGGTCGCGCTCGTCATCGAATCCAGAACAGGAATCTCTTTGAAGCGCAAACCTTTAACGGAATATGCCACGACAGCAAACATGCTGATAGCCAGCGTGATGTTCGCTTCGAAGTTCCCAATCGACACAAGATAGATCAGAAAGGGGACGTTCGTGATGACAACAGCCCACAACGTCACCTTGTGAAGGCTGCGATCCAAAACGGCACCCTCAACCCCGCCCTTGCGAGGATTACGCAAGTCTGACTCATAATCAAAGACATCGTTGATGCCATACATCGCAAGGTTGTAAGGGATGAGAAAGAAAATTGTCCCCACGATCAACACAGTGTCAACGCGTCCAGTTGTGAAGAAGTAGGCAGCCGCAAAAGGGAAAGCCGTGTTTACCCAAGAAAGTGGTCGCGAGGAGACGAAGAGTTGTTTGAGGGTGTTCATCTCTTCTTTCCCGTTCCCAACAAAATCCACAGTGCCGGCAAGATCATGACCCCGGCGAGTGTGTAAGCGAAGTCTTCAATAGGAGCAATCCCTATGTAAGCCCCCAACAACGTGCTGGGATCATAGGCGACGAGGCCAACCCCAATAATGACGTTGTCGAAAATCGCAGTCGTGATGAGCATCACAGCCAAGGTGAGACCGAGGACCTTATAGAGCTTGCGTCCAACCTCAACCCCTCTGCGAGCGCTAACCACATAAGCAATCACCATGAACCACAAGGCAATGCCAAGAAAAACGGTGTTGAGCAGAGCGTATGTCACTTTTTCACCACCTTGCTGAAGGCGGAGAAGACGTTCATCGTCATGTAACACAGCAGTGTCAGGAAGAACACTTCTTCAAGAGGGAGCTCCGGAGCAAGCAGGATTCCTGTCATCCATGGTCCTTCACCGCGGAAGAAGACTCCTGCATCGATGCCGACAAGATCCCAGCTGAGGAAGAACACCAACCCGGTGGCCAGCACGACGGTTGCGCGGCGAGCATCGTTCCAAAAGAACAACGTGTGGCGTCTATCCAGCAAAATCATGCCGGTGATGGACACCAGCAATGCTGCGAGATAGAGAAAACCCATGAGTACTAGGCGGTTTTATCTACAGTGGGAAACAGTGGCTCTGGCAGTGGTTCAGTAGAAGTGTCGCCGCGCAAGCGTTTGACCAAGATTTCTGCACTGATCAAACACATCGGCAAACCGATACCAGGAATGGTTGTTCCGCCGGTGTAGTACAGGTCTTGAACTTTCTTGGAGATGTTGCCCGAACGGAAGAACGCGCTCTGGGAAAGGATATGGCTGGGGCCCAGAGCTCCACCCATCCACGAGTTGAGCTCGTTGGCAAAGTCTGCGGGGCCCACCGTTCTCCGAACGACGATGCGCTGTGCCAGATCAGGAATTCCTGCCCAGACAGAGATTTGCTCGATGACCTTATCGGCAACTGCTTCGACCTGCTTGCTACCTTTACCGTCAAGGCCACCCTTGCCAATGGACACATCGGCTGGAATGGGAACAAGGATGAAGAGGTTGGTGTCGCCCTTGGGTGCTACACCGTCGTCGGTTGCACTGGGCTTACACACATAGATGTTGGCTGGGTCGGGAACAGAGGTGGGCTGGTCAAAGATTTTTGCAAAGTCCCCCTCCCAGTCATTGGTGAAGAAAAGTGTGTGGTGTTCCAGTTCGGGAACCTCACCCTTGACACCCAAATAAACCAGAACGGCGCTGGGGCCTGAAACCTTCTTCTCCCAGTAACTTTCTCCATAGGTTTGCAATGCTTCAGGGAGCAGCTGAGTTTCAGTGAAGTGAAGGTCAGCAGCAGAGACAACAATGTCGGCCGGAATTGTCGTCACGCTCTTTGATTTACCTTTGGTGTATTCAACACCAACTGCCTTTGCCTTAGTTTTGTGTCCAGCAGGGTTGACGGTGGTGAGAATCTTGCTCACATTTGCTTCAGTGATGAGGTTCACGCCTTCAGCAAGTGCAATGTCCTTAATGCTCTCAATCACACGGTGGAAACCACCCTGTGCATATAGCACGCCGTCTTCAAGGTCGAGGTAACTCATCAAGTGATACATCGACGGGGTGATGTAGGGGCTGGACCCAAGGAACACGGCAGGGTAGCCAAGCACCTGCTGCAGTCTGGGGTCGCTGACGTGACGAGCAGCAAACTTGTGCAGTGACTCATTCAAGAGCTTGGCGAGTTTGGGGGTGCGGCTCAGAACATCCGAGCGCAGCAGTGGGCTGTACTTCTCAAAGCTGGTGTATAAGAAACGCTTCTTGGCAATCTCGTAGGTGTCTTTGGCGGAGTCGAGGTAGCGCTCCATCGCTGGACGTGAACCTGGCTCAATTTTTTCAAAAAGCTCCAGGTTGTCTTCACGATTATCGAGAACATCGATGGGGCGAGCTGGATACACACCGTCGTCTTCACACAGCACGCGGTAGCCCGGGTTCAACTTTGTGAGAGTGAGCTGTTCCTCACTCGAGGTGCCCATGAGCTTGTAAAAGTGATCGAAGACTTCGGGCATGAGATACCAGGAAGGGCCAGTATCGAAGCGGAAGCCGTCCTTCTCCCAGTTACCAGCACGGCCGCCAACGTTCTTGTGCTTCTCAAGCAGCGTCACCTGATACCCGTCGCGGGCAAGAAGTGCTGCCGAGGCCAGGCCGGCGATACCGCCACCAATGATCACTACGGATTTGGTCATGAGGTTTTTCCTAACAGTGCTGCAATTGCGAGGCGGGCCTTGACGAGTGTCGGCACGCTCACGCGGGTGTGCTTGAGTTCAGAGGCAGGAGTGCGAGCAATCCTGCGGTTGAGTTCAGCAAAAAGATTTTGAGCCAATGCAACAGCCTTGCGACTTGTTGAGGGCAGGAACGGGACGATTGCTCCCGAGATCGCAAGATCAGAATCGATGTCTGCAACCAGGCGATCCTTGTCTTCTTCGCTAAAGGTCGCGATGTTTATCCCAGGGAAATAGCTGCGGCCAAGTGCGTCAACATCGGCGCTAAGGTCGCGCAAGAAGTTCACCTTCTGGAACGCGGCACCGAGTTTTCGTGCCCCCGTGACAAAAGTGTCGTTTTGTTCGTCGGTGATGTCCTGGCCGCGCAGGAAAGCTTTCAAACACATCAAGCCGACAACTTCTGCAGAGCCATAGACATACTTATCGAAGCTTTCCGGGGTGTGGGTGACCCGAGTGATGTCGACCCTCATGGACGTAAAGAAAGGGCGGGTGAGATCAGGTTCGATTCCTGTCCTGCGAGCGGTCAAGGCAAAAGCATGGACCACGAGATTTGTGCTGTAGCCGCGTTGCATGGCCGCTTCAGTTTCTGCTTCGAGGTCGTCGAGGAGGAGACGTATGTCTTTCTCGCTCACTCCCGCATACGCAGCGACGCCGTCGACAATCTCATCGGCTAGGCGAACCAAGCCATAGATGTTCTCAACATCTTGGCGAACCCCTTTGCCTAGCAGCCTGGCTGCAAGACCGAAGGAGGTGGAGTATTCGCGAATAATCATGCTTGCGGTTTGTTCTGCAACACGGTCGTAGAGTGCACTTTGCCTGGTTGGCTGTTCGCTCACGGGCACAGAAGCATCCTGGACGAGCTTGTCGTGGCTCATCGCACACGCTCCACAACTGCCGTGACCAAAGGAGTCAACTGGTCAATGAGTGTCTGAGGAATACCCGCCCCATGAAGTGCAGCGACGGCTTCGTCTGCGTAGTCCGACGCAAGACGTTGCGTATATTGCTTAGCTCCGGTTCGCTCCAAGACCTCACGCACAGTTGCAGCTTCTTCATCAGAGAGAGTGCTGTCGCCGACGAGATGGGAAATGTTTTTCCACTCTGCTGTTTGTGAAGCAAAAGCAATCAGCGCCGTGCGCTTTCCTTCGCGCAGATCTCCCAGAGTTGTTTTTCCAGTAGATGCCTCGTTACCGAAGACTCCCAACAGGTCATCAACGATTTGGTAAGCGATACCAATATTGCGACCGAACTCTCCCAGCGCCGCAATGACTTCATGTGTGGCGCCAGCCAGCAGTGCTCCTGCTTGCAGCGGTGCTTCAAAGGAATACACCGCGGTCTTGAGACGCTCCATATGAACAATTTCTTCGATGCTCGGCATTCCGGAATAGAGCGAGAAATCCACGTCAATGAGTTCGCCAGCTGCCGAATCAAATACAGCGCGGTCAAGCAATTCAACGAGTGCGTCGCGAACCTGCGGGTTTGCACTCGCTCTTTCCATAAGCCGGAACGACCCGGTCAAAGCAAGATCTCCTGCGATGACCGCAACAGACATTCCACGATGCTCTGCTGTGGGAAGCGACAGACCCGCGGTCTGTGCCACATCACGGTAGCTTCCTGAAACGTTGGGAATTCCCCGACGGACGAAGTCCCGGTCGACAACATCATCATGAACAATGAGCGCGGTATGAAGCAATTCGAAGGAGGCGCCCACGTGCGCAGCCGAACGAAGATCAGATCCGCCCAGTGCGGTGTAGGCCGTCATGACCATTTGTGGGCGGAAACGCTTTCCACCTGACGCATTAGAACGTAATGTCTTCCACAACGCTTCATAGGCAGGTGCGAGTGTGGCAGCCCGTTGAGTGGATAGGCTAAAGAAGCGATCGAGAACCTCTTCAACGAGCGCAAGGTGGCGCGTCATCTCGGCTTCTTGGCTGGGAATGCTCACCACTCCAGACTAACTGACCGAACAGGAGCAAAACATGGGTGAACCCCGTGAACTTGTAGTTCTCCTGTCGGAGGATGGAACAGCCATCGGAACAGCCGACAAGGCTGACGTGCACACAGAAGACACTCACCTCCACCTAGCTTTCTCCTGCCACGTCTTCAACCCGGAAGGCAAGATTCTTGTCACTCGTCGCGCACTGGCAAAAAAGACGTGGCCTGGTGTGTGGACTAACTCTTTCTGTGGCCACCCAGGTCCTGGCGAAGATTTCGTTGAAGCCATCCGCCGCAGAGCCCATGAAGAACTGGGGCTGACTCTTGACTCTGTCACAAGTGCACTGCCCGATTTTCGCTATCGCGCCGTCGATGCTTCTGGCATTGTCGAAAATGAAATCTGCCCTGTTTATATTGCCTTTACCGCTGGTGAACCGCATCCCAATCCAGCTGAAGTAGAAGAATACGCCTGGGCAGACCCTCAAGCTCTTCTCGAATCGGTTGAAAAATCAGGGTTTGCTTTCAGCCCTTGGTTGACATTGCAGTTGCCCCGTCTGGCTTCTGCCGGATTTCTGCAGGCGAGTTTCTAATTCAACGCAACACTTTGTGGAACATCAGTGCCGCCACAACTCTTTGGTTTTGGTCTTCTGATATTTCCAAATCTCGGTAAATCGTCAATAGGTGATTTCCCACCGTGTTGGTTTTTATACCGAGCTCTTGCGCAATCGTCTTATTGCTTTTCCCCTGCGCAATGCCTCGAAGTATTTGAAATTGACGCCGGGTAAGTAATTCCAGCTTGGAGGCCTCTTCGTAACCAAAACGGGTGGTGTCATCCTGGCTGGAGATTGGATTAGGGGTGGACACTGTGCTCCTAGTTTTTTGCAACTAGAGACAGTGTAATTACAAATTAGTCAAAATTGTAATTATTTAATACGGCGTTCAACCCCAGCTCTCTGGCCTGCTCCTGAAATTGAACAATCACTTCTTCGTTAAGGAAGTCTGGTAATGGGTAAAAAGCAGCAGACAAAAAGATCATTTGAAGAGAGATCCATTCAGGGGTACCGTATTTTCCTTCCATGATTGTGGGGATAGAGATTTCAATGAGACAGTCTGCGCACGCTTTTGCCAAAACAGATGCATCAATATCCTGTCTGACTATGCCTTTCTCAGAAGCAAGTTTCATTTCTGCAATAAAACTCTCTTGCAAAAGTTGTGTGCTTATACAGGATTTCACTACAGCTTGAATAGCACTTTCTTTTGAAAGCACTGCTTCTATGGCTAATGGGTGGCTGGGCAGTAACTCGATAAGGATGAGCCAAACTGCGCCAGCAAAAAAGGGTGCAGGAATTGGTGCCAATCTTCGAAGCAACTGAAAAAATAAGTCTTCGACATCCGCCCGGATCGCTTCGAGATAAAGCTCATCCTTGTTTGAAAAGTATCGATAAATGCCCTGGCTCGTTATCTGAGCTTCTTTGGCAATCTCAACCAATGACGCAGATTCTTTGCCGGAGTTCGCAAAAACGTGGACAGCCGATTCAACGATGCGACTTCTAGTGAGCTGTGACTTTGTAGTCATCATGAGCCCTAACTTTAGCCCCCGACGGCTCCAGCATCTGTTGCACTGACATCAGTGCGGTGGAAGTTCAAGAATGAACGCGATGCCGTAGGGCCGCGCTGTCCGTGGTAGCGAGACTTGTATTCGGCAGATCCATATGGCTTTTCTGCCGGTGAGGTCAGTTTGAAGAAGCAGAGCTGGCCAATCTTCATTCCAGGCCACAACTTTATGGGAAGAGTCGCCATGTTTGACAGCTCCAAGGTGATGTGACCGGAGAAACCAGGGTCAATAAACCCGGCAGTGGAGTGCGTGACCAGGCCAAGGCGGCCGAGCGAACTTTTACCCTCTAGGCGCGCTGCGATGTCATCGGGCAAAGTAACTTGTTCATAGGTTGCACCGAGAACAAACTCTCCAGGGTGCAGGATGAACGGTTCGCTGGGGTCAACTTCGATCAAACGAGTGAGGTCAGGCTGATCTTCTGCAGGGTCGATGTAGGGATACTTGTGGTTATCAAACAAGCGGAAGTATCGGTCGATTCGAACATCAACGCTCGAAGGCTGAATCATGTCGTCAGCTGAGGGGTCCAAACCAATACGACCAGACTCGAGTTCAGCACGAATATCTCGATCAGAAAGAAGCATGGTTTCAGTCTAGCTGAGGGAAACTCTGGGTTTTGGGCAGGGGCTCGGCCTTGCTAACGCTGTTGTGTTGAGCAGTTAGTGGGCTGATTTCTCAGCAGAGCCATCGAGTTCTTCGATGTCCAATAGCTCACGTTTGTTGGGCTTGATAGCTAAAACAAACATGGCCATTGCCACCAGGGCAACAATAAAAGCGATTCCAAAGCTCACCGCGCTCAAAATCCAATCGCGGGAAACCATCATCACAACGAGGCCTGTAAAGAGCCCTAATACTGCGGACACAACAATGAGCTCGAAGGGCTTGAGTCGGTCACGGAGCGTGGGGGTGGTCATGAGGCAACCTCGTTCTTGAGTGGGGAATCGGTGCGCAGAGAAATACCTGCAATAACTTGGAACACGCCAACCATGGCAGCGTAGGCTCCAAAGAGACCCACCGCATAGACATCGTTGAGTGGAACGGCTGCTTCAATAATGGCTAAGACAGCTGTGAAGGCGCCG from Aurantimicrobium sp. MWH-Uga1 encodes:
- a CDS encoding squalene/phytoene synthase family protein, with protein sequence MSHDKLVQDASVPVSEQPTRQSALYDRVAEQTASMIIREYSTSFGLAARLLGKGVRQDVENIYGLVRLADEIVDGVAAYAGVSEKDIRLLLDDLEAETEAAMQRGYSTNLVVHAFALTARRTGIEPDLTRPFFTSMRVDITRVTHTPESFDKYVYGSAEVVGLMCLKAFLRGQDITDEQNDTFVTGARKLGAAFQKVNFLRDLSADVDALGRSYFPGINIATFSEEDKDRLVADIDSDLAISGAIVPFLPSTSRKAVALAQNLFAELNRRIARTPASELKHTRVSVPTLVKARLAIAALLGKTS
- a CDS encoding polyprenyl synthetase family protein is translated as MSIPSQEAEMTRHLALVEEVLDRFFSLSTQRAATLAPAYEALWKTLRSNASGGKRFRPQMVMTAYTALGGSDLRSAAHVGASFELLHTALIVHDDVVDRDFVRRGIPNVSGSYRDVAQTAGLSLPTAEHRGMSVAVIAGDLALTGSFRLMERASANPQVRDALVELLDRAVFDSAAGELIDVDFSLYSGMPSIEEIVHMERLKTAVYSFEAPLQAGALLAGATHEVIAALGEFGRNIGIAYQIVDDLLGVFGNEASTGKTTLGDLREGKRTALIAFASQTAEWKNISHLVGDSTLSDEEAATVREVLERTGAKQYTQRLASDYADEAVAALHGAGIPQTLIDQLTPLVTAVVERVR
- the idi gene encoding isopentenyl-diphosphate Delta-isomerase, whose translation is MGEPRELVVLLSEDGTAIGTADKADVHTEDTHLHLAFSCHVFNPEGKILVTRRALAKKTWPGVWTNSFCGHPGPGEDFVEAIRRRAHEELGLTLDSVTSALPDFRYRAVDASGIVENEICPVYIAFTAGEPHPNPAEVEEYAWADPQALLESVEKSGFAFSPWLTLQLPRLASAGFLQASF
- a CDS encoding response regulator transcription factor, with the protein product MSTPNPISSQDDTTRFGYEEASKLELLTRRQFQILRGIAQGKSNKTIAQELGIKTNTVGNHLLTIYRDLEISEDQNQRVVAALMFHKVLR
- a CDS encoding TetR/AcrR family transcriptional regulator; this translates as MMTTKSQLTRSRIVESAVHVFANSGKESASLVEIAKEAQITSQGIYRYFSNKDELYLEAIRADVEDLFFQLLRRLAPIPAPFFAGAVWLILIELLPSHPLAIEAVLSKESAIQAVVKSCISTQLLQESFIAEMKLASEKGIVRQDIDASVLAKACADCLIEISIPTIMEGKYGTPEWISLQMIFLSAAFYPLPDFLNEEVIVQFQEQARELGLNAVLNNYNFD
- the dcd gene encoding dCTP deaminase; protein product: MLLSDRDIRAELESGRIGLDPSADDMIQPSSVDVRIDRYFRLFDNHKYPYIDPAEDQPDLTRLIEVDPSEPFILHPGEFVLGATYEQVTLPDDIAARLEGKSSLGRLGLVTHSTAGFIDPGFSGHITLELSNMATLPIKLWPGMKIGQLCFFKLTSPAEKPYGSAEYKSRYHGQRGPTASRSFLNFHRTDVSATDAGAVGG